Proteins co-encoded in one Arthrobacter alpinus genomic window:
- a CDS encoding TetR/AcrR family transcriptional regulator, whose amino-acid sequence MNTRPSAPHPSLPELPPAGIGAGRVYSGLQPSERTRERYEKFIDAGIELFGTVGYASAKIKTLCLCAGLSERYFYESFDSREHLLTDVYESVSAKLMDRVTEALSKPDAHPQDAIRASMAAVVNFMLGDPRHAQIILVEIVGVSEELEVKRHQAMTNFAGQSMGALLILAGIKASVVKQLLGGGLGSHGGGSNNPGGSAGARLQAVDPSHPLADALEFARLTAISMVGGVNNMLLDAVIGGTTCNAERIIEVSYQLLCNASSGIRALAGTGQTHPAPKVTPAT is encoded by the coding sequence GTGAACACTCGGCCTTCCGCACCGCATCCCAGTCTCCCGGAGCTGCCACCCGCCGGAATCGGAGCCGGGCGTGTGTACTCAGGGTTGCAGCCGTCAGAGCGGACCCGGGAACGGTACGAGAAGTTCATTGACGCTGGCATCGAGCTGTTTGGCACCGTGGGTTATGCCTCCGCCAAGATCAAGACGTTGTGCCTTTGTGCGGGCTTGAGCGAACGCTACTTTTATGAGTCCTTCGATTCCCGCGAACACCTGCTGACCGACGTGTATGAGTCGGTGTCCGCCAAGCTGATGGACCGGGTGACCGAGGCCTTGTCAAAGCCTGATGCGCATCCTCAGGATGCCATCCGGGCCAGCATGGCCGCCGTGGTCAACTTCATGCTGGGCGACCCTCGCCATGCCCAAATCATCCTCGTGGAGATTGTTGGGGTTTCCGAAGAGCTGGAAGTCAAACGCCACCAGGCCATGACCAATTTTGCCGGCCAATCGATGGGTGCCCTGTTAATACTGGCCGGGATCAAAGCCTCCGTGGTCAAACAGCTGCTCGGTGGTGGCCTGGGCAGTCACGGTGGCGGCAGCAACAACCCCGGTGGCAGTGCAGGAGCGCGCCTGCAGGCCGTTGACCCGAGCCACCCCCTTGCCGATGCACTGGAATTTGCCCGGCTGACGGCCATCTCCATGGTGGGTGGGGTGAACAATATGCTTCTGGACGCCGTGATTGGCGGAACCACCTGTAACGCTGAGCGCATCATCGAGGTCTCCTACCAGTTGCTGTGCAACGCCTCATCCGGGATCAGGGCACTTGCCGGCACTGGCCAAACACATCCGGCCCCAAAAGTAACCCCCGCCACGTAA
- the idi gene encoding isopentenyl-diphosphate Delta-isomerase produces the protein MLRVEGAGPTVGHDIEIELVRLLDESGAEIGTADKALVHTETTPLHLAFSCHLLDAQGRTLLTRRALSKLTWPGVWTNSFCGHPAPGESFQDAIIRRAAVELNIVVTDIQPALPDFRYRAVDASGIVENEICPVFTAVYDGDATIAPNPAEVCDWAWADVVDVEEAVTATPFAFSPWIAQQLAEGVYTGGHLQA, from the coding sequence ATGCTGCGAGTAGAAGGAGCTGGTCCCACCGTGGGTCACGACATTGAGATTGAGCTGGTCAGGTTGCTAGATGAGAGCGGAGCAGAGATCGGCACCGCAGATAAGGCGCTGGTTCATACCGAGACGACGCCCCTCCACCTTGCCTTTTCCTGCCACCTTCTGGACGCTCAGGGCCGCACCTTGCTGACCCGCCGGGCACTATCCAAGCTGACCTGGCCGGGAGTGTGGACCAATTCCTTCTGTGGCCACCCGGCACCCGGGGAGTCCTTCCAAGACGCCATCATCCGCCGCGCCGCCGTCGAATTGAACATCGTAGTCACCGACATCCAGCCGGCACTTCCGGATTTCCGCTACCGCGCCGTGGACGCCTCCGGCATTGTGGAGAACGAGATCTGCCCCGTCTTCACTGCCGTGTACGACGGCGATGCCACCATCGCGCCCAACCCCGCCGAAGTCTGTGACTGGGCTTGGGCCGACGTAGTGGACGTTGAAGAAGCAGTAACGGCCACACCCTTCGCCTTCAGCCCCTGGATTGCCCAGCAGCTGGCCGAGGGCGTGTACACCGGAGGTCACCTCCAGGCGTGA
- a CDS encoding SDR family oxidoreductase, whose translation MKRTVVITGASDGIGAAAARMLAYPGDTLVLVGRSPEKTRAVAEELDADYFLCDFSELEQVRALAAALSQKYPRIDVLANNAGGIMADREETVDGHEKTFQVNHLAPFLLTTLLIDNLVASRATVINTSSSAHKLMAKFDIDDLDARKHYSPSTAYGNAKLANILFTKELQRRYGDHGINAAAFHPGVVGTNFAAESTPLMKLGYGPIAKRLLLSPEQGADTLLWLATTVPGVVWTPGEYYAKRKIAKTSRQAQDPALAVQLWEHSDAMVTAV comes from the coding sequence ATGAAACGAACAGTAGTCATCACCGGTGCCAGCGACGGGATCGGGGCGGCAGCGGCAAGAATGTTGGCGTATCCGGGGGACACTTTAGTTCTGGTGGGACGCTCGCCGGAGAAGACCCGTGCCGTCGCGGAAGAACTCGACGCCGACTATTTTCTCTGCGATTTCAGTGAGCTGGAACAGGTACGCGCACTTGCGGCCGCTCTCTCCCAGAAATATCCGCGCATTGATGTCTTGGCGAACAACGCAGGCGGCATCATGGCAGACCGGGAAGAAACCGTGGACGGGCATGAGAAGACGTTTCAGGTGAACCACCTGGCCCCGTTCCTGCTCACCACCTTGCTCATTGACAATTTGGTGGCTAGCCGGGCCACCGTTATCAATACCTCAAGTTCGGCGCACAAGCTGATGGCGAAATTCGACATTGACGATCTGGACGCTCGCAAGCACTACAGTCCCAGCACGGCCTATGGCAACGCCAAACTCGCGAACATCTTGTTCACCAAGGAGTTGCAGCGCCGCTACGGGGACCACGGCATTAACGCAGCTGCCTTCCATCCGGGCGTGGTGGGCACCAATTTTGCCGCCGAATCAACTCCCCTGATGAAGCTTGGCTACGGACCCATTGCCAAGCGCCTGCTGCTCTCTCCGGAACAAGGTGCAGACACGTTGCTGTGGCTAGCCACCACAGTCCCCGGAGTTGTTTGGACACCGGGGGAGTACTACGCCAAGCGCAAAATAGCCAAGACGAGCCGGCAGGCGCAGGATCCCGCGCTGGCCGTGCAATTGTGGGAGCACAGCGACGCCATGGTGACGGCGGTCTAG
- a CDS encoding 3-hydroxyacyl-CoA dehydrogenase family protein, with protein sequence MSNAVENTENTEKQLQFAVVGSGYMGGGIAQVLALGGARVALADVSAEIAAANYERLLVESDQFVADGLFPAGSTEKLRKNLWPAKDIEEAVANADFIEEAVPEVIAIKHATLARISAAARPDAIIGSNTSTISIADLAEPVINPERFLGVHFSNPSPFIPGVEIIPHAETSAATVGAARDMVHSTGKQTAVVKDVTGFVLNRLQYALFHEAAQLVEQGIATADDVDTLVRTTFGFRLPFFGPFAIADMAGLDVYDFCYKSLQTGFPERFATPKILSDLVAAGKLGTKTGSGFLDVPAEKTAELIAYRNKAYVAMSALLEDLGPAPIH encoded by the coding sequence ATGAGTAATGCAGTAGAAAATACAGAAAATACCGAAAAGCAGCTGCAGTTCGCCGTCGTAGGTTCCGGTTACATGGGTGGCGGCATCGCCCAGGTTCTGGCACTGGGTGGAGCCCGCGTAGCCCTGGCCGATGTCTCGGCAGAGATTGCCGCAGCAAACTATGAGCGTCTGCTGGTGGAATCAGACCAGTTTGTCGCTGACGGTTTGTTCCCCGCCGGCTCCACCGAGAAGCTGCGCAAGAACCTGTGGCCGGCCAAGGACATTGAGGAAGCAGTCGCCAACGCGGACTTCATCGAAGAAGCCGTCCCGGAAGTCATTGCCATCAAGCATGCAACCCTGGCTCGCATTAGCGCCGCTGCCCGCCCGGACGCCATCATTGGCTCCAACACCTCCACCATCTCCATTGCCGATCTGGCCGAGCCCGTGATCAACCCGGAGCGCTTCTTAGGTGTTCACTTCTCCAACCCGTCGCCGTTCATCCCCGGTGTCGAGATCATCCCTCACGCTGAAACCTCGGCAGCCACCGTTGGTGCAGCCCGTGACATGGTCCACTCGACCGGCAAGCAGACAGCTGTTGTCAAGGACGTCACCGGCTTCGTGCTGAACCGTCTCCAGTACGCGCTGTTCCACGAAGCTGCTCAGCTGGTTGAGCAGGGCATTGCCACGGCGGACGACGTCGATACCCTGGTCCGCACCACCTTCGGCTTCCGTTTGCCGTTCTTTGGCCCCTTCGCCATTGCCGACATGGCCGGCCTGGATGTGTACGACTTCTGCTACAAGTCCCTGCAGACCGGATTCCCCGAGCGCTTTGCCACCCCGAAGATCCTCAGCGATCTGGTTGCGGCTGGCAAGTTGGGCACCAAGACCGGCTCCGGCTTCCTGGATGTCCCCGCCGAAAAGACGGCAGAGCTCATCGCGTACCGCAACAAGGCTTACGTAGCCATGTCAGCGTTGCTCGAAGACCTCGGCCCGGCTCCCATCCACTAA
- a CDS encoding SDR family NAD(P)-dependent oxidoreductase: protein MSETAGKFPAERTAIITGAVSERGIGRATVNYLAENGWNIGIIDLDDAACKSVAASVVAEFGVKAHGVGANVGDEASVRTAIDELEAELPQIVALANVAGVSSPVGYLEVTPEEWNRVLNINLNGVHYATRRVAESMVKNRIGRIVNISSVSAQRGGGTFSKTAYSVAKAGVIGLTRSTARELGPYDITVNAISPGPIDTDIMGGTLSQERKDELTQDLVVNRVGTTRDIAAAIHFLISEDTGYISGQTLNVDGGLYMH, encoded by the coding sequence ATGTCTGAAACAGCTGGAAAATTCCCCGCAGAACGCACTGCCATCATCACCGGCGCCGTCTCCGAACGCGGCATTGGCCGGGCAACCGTCAACTACCTGGCCGAGAATGGCTGGAACATTGGCATCATCGACCTGGATGATGCAGCCTGTAAATCAGTGGCCGCATCTGTCGTCGCTGAGTTCGGGGTCAAGGCTCACGGTGTAGGTGCCAACGTCGGTGACGAGGCCTCCGTTCGCACTGCCATTGACGAGCTGGAGGCGGAGCTGCCGCAGATCGTTGCGTTGGCCAATGTTGCCGGAGTCAGCTCTCCTGTGGGGTATTTGGAGGTGACGCCGGAGGAATGGAACCGGGTGCTGAACATCAACCTCAACGGTGTTCACTACGCCACTCGCCGCGTTGCCGAGTCCATGGTGAAGAACCGCATTGGCCGGATCGTGAACATCTCCTCCGTGTCAGCACAGCGCGGCGGCGGAACGTTCTCAAAGACGGCTTACTCCGTAGCGAAGGCCGGCGTCATTGGTTTGACCCGGTCCACCGCACGCGAACTGGGCCCCTACGATATCACCGTCAACGCCATCTCTCCTGGCCCCATTGACACTGACATCATGGGCGGCACGCTTTCGCAAGAACGCAAGGACGAACTGACTCAAGACCTCGTCGTCAACCGAGTGGGAACCACCCGGGACATCGCAGCAGCTATCCACTTTTTGATCAGCGAAGACACCGGCTACATCTCCGGTCAAACGTTGAATGTGGATGGCGGACTGTACATGCACTAG
- a CDS encoding ribose-5-phosphate isomerase, with product MSSTESTGYRIIVGNDEAGVEYKNAFVALLEADPRVQSVQDIGVGANDNRAYPHIAVDAARMVVDGKADRALLICGTGLGVAIAANKVPGIRAVTAHDSYSVERSVLSNNAQVLTMGQRVIGLELAKKLVTEWLSYTFDESSASAEKVDAICSYEPNYTKAI from the coding sequence ATGAGCTCCACGGAATCAACCGGTTACCGGATCATCGTCGGAAATGACGAGGCTGGTGTCGAATACAAGAACGCCTTCGTAGCACTACTTGAGGCAGACCCTCGTGTCCAATCAGTGCAGGACATTGGCGTCGGAGCGAACGACAACCGGGCCTACCCGCACATTGCCGTCGATGCAGCACGTATGGTGGTTGACGGAAAAGCTGACCGGGCGCTACTGATTTGCGGTACCGGTCTGGGCGTCGCTATTGCAGCCAACAAGGTCCCCGGCATCCGTGCCGTCACCGCACACGACAGCTATTCGGTGGAACGCTCCGTGCTGAGCAACAACGCACAGGTACTCACCATGGGTCAGCGCGTCATTGGCTTGGAGCTGGCCAAGAAACTGGTCACCGAATGGCTTTCCTACACTTTCGATGAATCCAGCGCCTCTGCGGAAAAAGTCGACGCAATTTGCTCCTACGAACCGAACTACACGAAGGCCATCTGA
- a CDS encoding MFS transporter, with protein sequence MAASPTQETTALESPALKSAIKKATFRLMPMLVILYVVAFLDRTNVGFAESALEMDRGITAGAYALGAGIFFIGYAIFEIPSNLMMKKVGAKFWLARIAITWGIVSACFAFVQGDTSFIALRFLLGVTEAGLFPGVIMYLAEWFPNKHRVKMFAIFYLAQPFSQVIGSPLSGWLINIGDQVPGVHGWQVMFFVEGSLAIIAGIFAFFLLIDGPQKAKWLRQDEKDALTAAMEQEDSIKKETGPSGVRAALTNGRVWYFTIIYFCLQIAVYGVTFYLPQQVAQLTGQKVGLTVGLLAAVPWFFGMFACILIGRYATTVIRRRVLGTWLFVSTGLCIIGSAWAGANHLPAVGIIFITLAVCSFLAIGPITWSYPTAFLTGTAAAAGIGLINSLGNLGGFVAPIMRTNINETFASESGAMGIVALGILPFVAALMMWGTRRFKTKADDLLEK encoded by the coding sequence ATGGCAGCATCACCCACGCAGGAGACCACAGCATTAGAGTCTCCGGCGCTCAAATCAGCAATTAAGAAGGCGACCTTCCGGCTCATGCCGATGCTGGTCATCCTCTACGTCGTAGCATTCCTGGACCGCACCAACGTTGGCTTCGCAGAATCAGCGCTGGAAATGGACCGCGGCATCACCGCCGGAGCCTACGCTCTCGGTGCCGGTATCTTCTTCATCGGCTACGCGATCTTTGAAATCCCCAGCAACTTGATGATGAAGAAGGTGGGTGCCAAGTTCTGGCTGGCCCGCATCGCCATCACCTGGGGTATTGTCTCGGCCTGTTTCGCCTTTGTTCAGGGCGATACATCCTTCATCGCGCTGCGCTTCCTGCTCGGTGTGACCGAAGCTGGTCTGTTCCCCGGTGTCATCATGTACTTGGCCGAATGGTTCCCCAACAAGCATCGCGTGAAGATGTTCGCCATCTTCTACCTCGCACAGCCCTTCTCCCAGGTCATCGGCTCGCCGTTGTCCGGTTGGCTTATCAACATTGGTGACCAGGTTCCCGGCGTTCACGGCTGGCAGGTCATGTTCTTCGTTGAAGGTTCGCTGGCCATCATTGCCGGTATCTTTGCCTTCTTCCTCCTTATCGATGGTCCGCAGAAGGCCAAATGGCTCCGTCAGGATGAGAAGGATGCGCTGACAGCAGCCATGGAGCAAGAAGACTCGATTAAGAAGGAGACCGGTCCGTCCGGTGTCAGGGCGGCATTGACCAATGGCCGCGTCTGGTACTTCACCATCATTTACTTCTGCCTTCAGATCGCCGTTTACGGTGTGACGTTCTACCTGCCGCAGCAGGTGGCGCAGTTGACCGGCCAAAAGGTGGGCCTGACCGTTGGCCTCCTCGCAGCCGTACCGTGGTTCTTCGGAATGTTCGCGTGCATCTTGATCGGCCGCTACGCCACCACGGTTATTCGCCGTCGAGTGCTCGGAACCTGGCTATTCGTTTCCACAGGCTTGTGCATCATTGGTTCGGCATGGGCTGGCGCCAACCACCTCCCGGCAGTGGGCATCATCTTCATCACGCTGGCGGTATGCAGCTTCCTCGCCATTGGCCCCATCACCTGGTCATACCCGACGGCGTTCCTCACCGGAACAGCGGCGGCGGCAGGTATTGGCCTGATCAACTCCTTGGGTAACCTTGGCGGATTCGTGGCACCGATCATGCGCACCAACATCAATGAAACCTTTGCTTCTGAATCAGGGGCCATGGGCATTGTGGCGTTGGGCATTCTGCCCTTCGTGGCGGCTCTCATGATGTGGGGAACCCGCCGTTTCAAGACCAAGGCTGATGACCTGCTCGAGAAGTAA
- a CDS encoding triose-phosphate isomerase family protein — translation MTHHSATDSLPTAVDAPLYIGVSSKMYMGYADSLRWLQELRHEVDTRPALAAGRVVPFVIPSFPVLPAAAQIIAGSPLVLGAQNSGWADGPWTGEVAPSMLAELGVALVELGHAERRRYFHEDNAMVAQKVAAAWAAGMTPLLCVGELEHAGPAEAAQVVYEQIAAAVGEWDSAADLVIAYEPVWAIGAPEPARPAYISAVVQALRDLLAQHQLAALPIIYGGSAKPGLLPELSGVSGLFLGRFAHDARNFGAVLDEALAAQRGAGVVN, via the coding sequence GTGACGCACCACAGTGCAACAGACAGCTTGCCCACGGCGGTAGACGCACCCCTATATATAGGTGTGAGTAGCAAAATGTACATGGGCTACGCAGACAGCTTGCGCTGGCTGCAGGAGTTGCGTCACGAAGTGGATACCCGCCCGGCTCTCGCAGCCGGGCGGGTGGTCCCGTTTGTCATCCCGTCATTCCCGGTACTGCCGGCTGCGGCGCAGATCATTGCCGGCTCGCCACTGGTCTTGGGTGCACAGAACTCCGGTTGGGCCGATGGCCCATGGACCGGTGAAGTGGCGCCGTCAATGCTTGCCGAGCTGGGCGTTGCCTTGGTGGAGCTGGGGCATGCCGAGCGCCGTCGTTATTTTCATGAAGACAACGCCATGGTGGCGCAAAAAGTGGCCGCTGCGTGGGCGGCGGGCATGACACCGTTGCTGTGCGTGGGAGAGCTAGAACATGCGGGGCCGGCAGAGGCTGCCCAGGTTGTTTATGAACAGATCGCCGCAGCGGTGGGGGAATGGGACAGTGCCGCGGACCTGGTCATTGCCTATGAGCCAGTCTGGGCCATTGGGGCGCCGGAACCGGCGCGCCCAGCGTACATTTCCGCAGTGGTTCAGGCCCTGCGAGACCTTCTGGCGCAGCATCAACTAGCTGCGCTGCCCATCATTTATGGTGGCTCGGCCAAGCCCGGACTTTTACCCGAACTGAGCGGTGTCTCCGGGCTCTTCCTGGGACGGTTTGCGCACGATGCACGCAACTTTGGGGCTGTGCTCGATGAAGCACTCGCAGCCCAACGCGGTGCGGGTGTCGTCAACTAG
- a CDS encoding glycoside hydrolase family 2 TIM barrel-domain containing protein, with protein MNASSPASIVSANLASALTANLAAHPYEGVMDLKNPGPGTGGIRPRAHVESGLPTLSLNGDWRFHYAPTLAAAPVGIESEAFDDAAWDTLPVPSSWNFHGYGAPAYTNVQFPFPLDPPFMPDANPVGDHRLSFDAADQFLNGAILRFDGIDNAGTIWLNGVLLGTTRGSKLVQEFDVSEVLRAGKNLLVVRVSQFSASSYLEDQDAWWLPGIFRDVTLLAQPAEAVRDVFVHAGFINGSAGTGTGTLRVELDPPLPGTVVEIAQLGLCETLSFSDVSAESTAENSGTVGAASSAGTSQTLNVGAVEPWSAESPTLYQLRITTPVQTLSLNVGFRSITVEDAQIKLNGEPLLFRGVNRHEHNPDLGRAVPQQQVLRELHLMKQHNINAIRTSHYAPHPFLLHAADQLGFYIIDECDYETHGFEHGDWAGNPSAEPQYRDALLDRMQRLVERDKNHPSIILWSLGNEAGKGANLEAMAQWTKQRDPERLVHYEGDWASPYVDVYSRMYITPAEVELIGRQQETPLADPGQDRHRRNLPFILCEYVHAMGNGPGGLQEYQDLFDKYPRLQGGFVWEWIEHGIRQHTLDGEAYFAYGGDFGEKVHDGNFVIDGLVSADLEPRPGLLDFKKVVEPLSLIIDRRWQMLSVRNKFDFLDTSHLSFIWKVEGPDGCAAQGTLEVPVTAAGEESVVVLPAELSALLGDQRVVSISAVLATDELWAPSGHQIAWGQQGQVAAPLPEVIGDGQAEVRGRKVHFGPAVFSLDTGELSAFKGVPINGPRLTVWRSPTDNDNGKNWALPGAPRDADAWIAGGLPLLEGRLQSMEHDGGKLSVLVRYGTPILRHHVDVEYVWSTDGHSLELAAKVEPGPGWGVSWPRVGFDFELPGEFSQASWTGFGPGQRYPDTGMAAQLGWFSASIEELQVPYVRPQENGARAGVSHLQLAALDAGQSITFQSETMWFTLRPWSQTVLTEAKHTPDLVADGMSYLTLDAAMHGIGTASCGPGVLPAYHLAPGPVSFTVVLS; from the coding sequence ATGAATGCCTCGAGCCCCGCCTCAATTGTTAGCGCTAACCTGGCTTCTGCACTGACCGCCAACTTGGCCGCGCACCCCTACGAGGGCGTTATGGACCTGAAAAACCCGGGTCCTGGCACTGGCGGGATTCGCCCACGAGCCCATGTGGAAAGTGGCTTGCCCACTCTCTCGCTCAACGGCGACTGGCGCTTTCACTACGCACCAACGCTGGCTGCGGCCCCTGTGGGGATCGAATCCGAGGCTTTCGACGACGCGGCTTGGGACACCCTGCCCGTCCCTTCGAGCTGGAACTTCCATGGCTACGGTGCTCCCGCCTATACCAACGTGCAGTTCCCCTTCCCGTTGGATCCGCCATTCATGCCGGATGCGAATCCTGTAGGAGATCATCGGCTCAGCTTTGATGCGGCGGATCAATTCCTGAATGGCGCTATTTTGCGCTTTGATGGGATCGATAACGCTGGAACCATCTGGCTTAACGGAGTGCTGCTGGGCACCACCCGCGGATCGAAGCTGGTGCAGGAGTTTGATGTCAGTGAGGTTCTGCGGGCCGGTAAAAATCTGCTGGTAGTGAGGGTTTCACAATTTAGCGCCTCCAGTTACTTAGAGGACCAGGACGCGTGGTGGCTGCCGGGCATCTTCCGCGACGTGACCTTGCTGGCCCAGCCAGCCGAGGCCGTGCGGGATGTTTTTGTGCACGCGGGCTTCATCAACGGTAGTGCGGGCACTGGTACCGGCACCTTGCGCGTGGAACTTGATCCACCGCTGCCGGGAACCGTAGTGGAGATTGCCCAGCTGGGCCTCTGCGAAACTCTTTCATTTTCTGATGTCTCGGCAGAGTCCACTGCAGAAAACTCAGGCACCGTGGGCGCCGCCAGCTCCGCCGGAACGTCGCAGACACTCAACGTGGGAGCTGTGGAGCCTTGGAGCGCCGAATCGCCCACCCTGTACCAGCTGCGGATCACCACGCCCGTGCAAACCCTGAGCCTGAACGTGGGCTTTAGGAGCATCACAGTTGAGGACGCGCAGATCAAACTCAACGGTGAGCCACTGCTCTTTAGGGGCGTCAACCGGCATGAACACAACCCGGATCTGGGCCGCGCCGTTCCGCAGCAGCAGGTGCTGCGTGAGCTGCACCTGATGAAACAGCACAACATCAACGCCATCCGCACCTCCCACTACGCCCCGCATCCCTTCCTGCTGCACGCCGCAGACCAGCTGGGCTTCTACATCATTGACGAGTGCGACTATGAAACGCACGGCTTTGAACATGGTGATTGGGCTGGCAATCCCAGCGCTGAACCGCAGTACCGGGACGCCCTGCTGGACCGTATGCAGCGTCTGGTGGAGCGGGACAAGAACCACCCCTCGATCATCCTGTGGTCGTTGGGTAATGAGGCAGGCAAGGGAGCCAACCTTGAGGCCATGGCTCAGTGGACCAAGCAGCGCGACCCCGAGCGGTTGGTCCACTATGAGGGTGACTGGGCAAGCCCCTACGTGGACGTGTATTCACGCATGTACATCACACCGGCGGAAGTGGAGCTGATCGGCCGCCAGCAAGAGACGCCGTTGGCGGATCCTGGCCAGGACAGGCACCGGCGCAACTTGCCGTTCATCCTGTGCGAATATGTGCACGCCATGGGCAATGGCCCCGGTGGCCTGCAGGAATACCAGGACTTGTTCGATAAGTACCCGCGGCTCCAGGGCGGCTTCGTGTGGGAGTGGATTGAACACGGCATCCGCCAGCACACCCTCGACGGTGAGGCGTACTTTGCCTACGGAGGCGACTTTGGCGAAAAGGTCCACGACGGAAACTTTGTCATTGACGGGTTGGTCTCCGCGGATTTGGAGCCGCGCCCGGGCCTATTGGACTTCAAGAAAGTGGTGGAACCGCTAAGCCTGATCATCGATCGGCGCTGGCAGATGCTGAGCGTTCGCAACAAGTTTGACTTCCTCGACACCTCTCATCTTTCGTTCATTTGGAAGGTTGAGGGGCCTGATGGTTGCGCAGCACAAGGCACGCTCGAGGTGCCGGTGACGGCGGCGGGCGAGGAGTCCGTCGTCGTGCTTCCGGCGGAGCTGAGCGCCCTATTGGGGGATCAGCGGGTGGTTTCGATCAGTGCGGTGCTCGCCACCGACGAGTTGTGGGCGCCGTCCGGGCATCAGATCGCTTGGGGCCAGCAGGGGCAGGTGGCCGCGCCGCTTCCTGAGGTGATTGGTGATGGGCAAGCCGAGGTACGGGGGCGGAAGGTGCACTTTGGCCCGGCCGTTTTTAGCCTCGACACGGGGGAGCTGAGCGCGTTCAAGGGCGTGCCCATCAATGGCCCGCGGCTGACCGTGTGGCGCTCGCCGACCGACAATGACAACGGCAAGAATTGGGCGCTGCCGGGGGCGCCGCGTGATGCGGACGCGTGGATTGCTGGCGGCCTGCCGCTGCTGGAGGGTCGTTTGCAATCGATGGAGCACGACGGCGGGAAGCTGAGCGTGCTCGTGCGTTACGGTACGCCGATTCTCCGGCACCATGTTGATGTTGAGTATGTGTGGAGCACCGATGGGCACAGCCTTGAGCTTGCGGCCAAAGTTGAGCCGGGGCCGGGATGGGGCGTGAGTTGGCCGCGCGTCGGCTTTGATTTTGAGTTGCCGGGCGAGTTTTCACAGGCGTCGTGGACCGGATTCGGGCCGGGGCAACGGTACCCCGACACGGGTATGGCTGCGCAGTTGGGCTGGTTCAGTGCCTCAATTGAGGAACTCCAAGTACCGTACGTGCGGCCGCAGGAGAACGGGGCCCGGGCGGGAGTCTCACACTTGCAGCTGGCGGCGCTGGACGCCGGGCAGAGCATCACTTTCCAGAGTGAAACGATGTGGTTCACGCTGCGCCCGTGGTCCCAAACTGTGCTCACGGAGGCCAAGCACACGCCGGATTTGGTGGCCGATGGCATGAGTTATCTGACGCTGGATGCTGCGATGCATGGGATTGGTACGGCGTCATGTGGGCCCGGCGTGCTGCCGGCTTACCACTTGGCACCGGGACCGGTGAGTTTCACTGTGGTGCTGTCCTGA